gtgtgtgtgtctgtgtctctgtctctgtgtgtgtctgtctgtgtctctgtgtgtctgtgtctgctctgtgtgtgtctgtgtctctgtctctgtgtgtgtctgtctgtgtctctgtgtgtctgtgtctgtctctgtctgtgtgtctgtgtctctggctctgtgtatgtctgtctgtgtctctgtctctgtctctgtgtgtctgtgtgtctgtccatctgtctgtgtgtcatgaCACCGTGTGTTTGTTCCATCATCAGAAGTTTGTGTCGACGACGATACGACCTGCTCCCACGGATCATCCTGAACTGTATAGCTGGCAGGGCTGTGCCTCGTTTGTGTCTGACTTCCTGACCCTGGAGCCTCTAGAGCTGCCCTACGACCCCGTCagtgaacatgcacacacacacacacacacaccatatgaCTGTATACCTACCTACTACCTAATTATCTACCTGGCTAATTACCTACTTACTTTTAAAGAAGTTACTGACTCACACACTAAACTTTCATTCTCATTTTCAGAACATGAAAGTATATCATACAGTTTCTTGAGTTATCAGCAGCTCTACGTTAGCAAGTGTCTAGTTAACCAAGTGTTTACGAATAatcttgacttcctgtttatttttacatgaaatgtttctcccacaacaaacaacaaatgtttcaCTCGATACACTACCTCCAATACCTCTGTTGCCCACCAGTGGGAAACCCTGACTTactttcgtgtgtgtgtgtgtgtgtgtgttgtggtcaCAGCCCGCTCGTCTCTTCTCGTCCACACTCGTTATGCAAAATCAGAGAGCCACGAGTTTTGAGTACGCCGTCCTGCTGTGCGGTCTGCTGCTCGGCGCCGACTACGACGCCTACTGCGTCAGCGGCTACGCCCACCGAGAGATGTGTCTGTTGGACCAGAGGTTGCAGgactgccccctgctgggcaCTCAGGCGGAGGTACGTACCGCCCTGCAACTCGACAACTGCGTTTAAGTACAAATTTGTAGaatttgtactttattttgatgttattttatgcAAAATattgtacttgtgtgtgtgtgtccagaagGTGGCGTCAGAACATCAGTCCCCGCAGGACAAATACACGGTGAGACCTCCACGGCAGCTAAAGAGTCACTttgaggagcagctgcaggagaagaagaaggaacagGAGGCAGAAGCTGCCTCGCTTCAcgaacaggaagtggaggaggtAACGTGGCGACACACAGCGTTACACAGTGTCTAGGTTTAgcttctttcacactaaaatgtaTGGGTGTAACTGCGATTATTAAGCCTGGGAGAAGCTGTTCAGTGGCCctgttaaaaatgattttgaacaAATTACTTTTCACTCTCTGTCCCGGTGCAGCAGGGTGAGCAGCGACCCTTTGACCCCCTGTGGGTTCATTGCTGGGTCCTGGTTCTGTCCGGGTGTCGCGGTGTCCAAGAGAACTTCTTCATCGACCCTCTGAGCGGCCTCAGCTACAGCACTGACACTGCCAGCTTCCTGGGCATCGAGAGCCTGTGGAACACCTTCAACTGCTATGTCAACAAACAGGACTGTGGGCGGGGCTGCGGGGTGAGTTCACGACACACCGTCCAATTTAGAGTCAGGGTCACAGGGTCACGCAGACTGATGTTCTGATGTTGGCGAGTTTAGTTCATGCT
This genomic interval from Solea senegalensis isolate Sse05_10M unplaced genomic scaffold, IFAPA_SoseM_1 scf7180000012451, whole genome shotgun sequence contains the following:
- the LOC122759837 gene encoding dynein regulatory complex subunit 7-like, which codes for METEKEANEAVVSVSGPEINNVNSSLNMADASYPRSYTTNTSQENELLAIADNFHRQFSHLHPERKRLLLCPVNECGVKKFVSTTIRPAPTDHPELYSWQGCASFVSDFLTLEPLELPYDPPARLFSSTLVMQNQRATSFEYAVLLCGLLLGADYDAYCVSGYAHREMCLLDQRLQDCPLLGTQAEKVASEHQSPQDKYTVRPPRQLKSHFEEQLQEKKKEQEAEAASLHEQEVEEQGEQRPFDPLWVHCWVLVLSGCRGVQENFFIDPLSGLSYSTDTASFLGIESLWNTFNCYVNKQDCGRGCG